In a genomic window of Akkermansia massiliensis:
- a CDS encoding cytochrome b/b6 domain-containing protein, whose amino-acid sequence MKTTLIDKDLTLAVEDAIPASPVYTPEEILALAVCASPNGSTDPGDLALLHAARERGVALPYAQQENSWEAPSRERPYSTAMLKAADKEDAAPFMVARGSLKALEKLCEVSHLEKERMNKAFEEYSPSGFEPVAVAVHRPGAPWRLLGVVPMHAMRDVRRLSMAKANFRYFHVWDWPLRVLHWTWVFCIIGLASTGICIAEGWFLKMGDLHGAFQFGTLRFVHYALGWTLVVVMMLRFSCFFMASNKYQSFRALFPISRQQWKDLFTTAVDYVFARSYDGPRYIGHNPLQQWTYTGVYVLFTTMVVTGLALYALYEPRHWFYHWFMPLNDLIGVPYVRLVHLIGMWCFIIFAMVHVYLSILSGNVDRDGTISSMFSGGRWLRKGVKFRDE is encoded by the coding sequence GTGAAAACGACTCTTATCGACAAAGACCTCACCCTGGCGGTGGAGGACGCCATTCCGGCCAGCCCGGTTTACACGCCGGAGGAAATCCTGGCCCTGGCCGTGTGCGCCTCCCCCAACGGCAGCACGGACCCGGGGGACCTGGCCCTGCTCCACGCCGCGCGGGAACGGGGCGTGGCCCTGCCCTACGCCCAGCAGGAGAATTCCTGGGAGGCTCCCTCCCGGGAAAGGCCGTACAGCACGGCCATGCTGAAAGCCGCGGACAAGGAGGACGCCGCCCCCTTCATGGTGGCCCGCGGCAGCCTGAAGGCCCTGGAAAAGCTGTGTGAAGTCAGCCATCTGGAAAAAGAGCGCATGAACAAGGCTTTTGAGGAATACTCCCCCTCCGGCTTTGAACCCGTGGCCGTGGCCGTCCACCGGCCCGGCGCGCCGTGGCGCCTGCTGGGCGTGGTGCCCATGCATGCCATGAGAGACGTGCGCCGCCTTTCCATGGCCAAGGCCAATTTCCGCTACTTCCACGTCTGGGACTGGCCGCTGCGCGTGCTGCACTGGACCTGGGTGTTCTGCATCATCGGGCTGGCTTCCACCGGCATCTGCATTGCGGAAGGGTGGTTCCTGAAAATGGGGGACCTGCACGGGGCCTTCCAGTTCGGCACGCTCCGCTTCGTGCACTACGCGCTGGGGTGGACCCTGGTGGTGGTGATGATGCTGCGCTTCTCCTGCTTCTTCATGGCCTCCAACAAGTACCAGAGCTTCCGGGCCCTCTTCCCCATCTCCAGGCAGCAGTGGAAGGACCTCTTCACCACGGCGGTGGACTACGTGTTCGCCCGCAGTTATGACGGCCCCCGCTACATCGGCCACAATCCTTTACAGCAGTGGACGTACACGGGCGTCTACGTCCTGTTCACCACCATGGTGGTGACCGGGCTGGCCCTGTACGCCCTGTATGAGCCGCGCCACTGGTTCTACCACTGGTTCATGCCCCTGAACGACCTGATAGGGGTTCCGTACGTGCGCCTGGTGCACCTGATCGGCATGTGGTGCTTCATCATCTTCGCCATGGTTCACGTGTACCTTTCCATCCTCTCCGGAAACGTGGATCGGGACGGCACCATCTCCTCCATGTTCAGCGGAGGGCGCTGGCTGCGTAAGGGCGTCAAATTCCGGGATGAATAA
- a CDS encoding DUF4870 domain-containing protein, which translates to MDEEQQIIQEPVQEPAPEKQPDKTQATLTAVSPLVSVFFGFSTGVNIIPPLICWLVWKDANPLVDKVGKNVLNAQISWAIYSIAAFLLCFVLIGFVLAPAVVIAWIVFAIITAVKVANGDYDYVAPLTITFLK; encoded by the coding sequence ATGGACGAAGAACAACAAATTATCCAGGAGCCGGTTCAGGAACCCGCCCCTGAAAAACAGCCCGACAAGACCCAGGCCACTCTTACGGCGGTTTCTCCGCTGGTATCCGTCTTTTTCGGTTTCTCCACCGGCGTGAACATCATTCCGCCCCTGATCTGCTGGCTGGTCTGGAAGGATGCCAACCCCCTGGTGGACAAGGTAGGAAAGAATGTTCTGAATGCCCAGATTTCCTGGGCGATTTATTCGATTGCGGCCTTCCTGTTATGTTTTGTCCTGATCGGCTTCGTGCTGGCTCCCGCGGTCGTCATCGCGTGGATTGTTTTCGCCATTATCACTGCCGTCAAGGTGGCGAACGGGGATTACGATTACGTGGCGCCCCTCACGATTACGTTCCTGAAGTAA
- a CDS encoding hydrogenase maturation nickel metallochaperone HypA, whose protein sequence is MHEVGIMEGALDMARRLMEKNGGTRLMRVHMTIGSLSGVVPEALQSAFLALKDAYVAQDAALDVTWVEALCRCDACSADFSFTEHGYICPGCGDPALAILRGRELELTRVEWE, encoded by the coding sequence ATGCATGAAGTAGGCATCATGGAGGGGGCGCTGGACATGGCCCGGCGGCTCATGGAAAAGAACGGGGGAACCCGGCTGATGCGCGTGCACATGACCATCGGCAGCCTGAGCGGCGTGGTGCCGGAAGCCCTGCAATCCGCCTTCCTGGCCCTGAAGGACGCGTATGTCGCGCAGGACGCCGCCCTGGACGTCACGTGGGTGGAGGCCCTGTGCCGCTGCGACGCTTGCAGCGCGGATTTTTCCTTCACGGAGCACGGCTATATCTGCCCCGGCTGCGGAGACCCCGCCCTGGCCATCCTCCGGGGACGGGAACTGGAACTGACCCGGGTGGAATGGGAGTGA
- a CDS encoding HyaD/HybD family hydrogenase maturation endopeptidase, whose translation MELEPYTEELRGCPVKGNAYPVLVLGVGNPLMGDDGIGVELAHRLQERDYGPLVHVEEGGTLGMTLLPLLEDADTVILLDAVKTGAPPGTVVTRSRDELPRHFSLVISPHQIGMKEVLGAAQLCGTLPRIITLVGVEAGHTDFCQPMSAEVREAVPQALDLVETLIARALEEYQARKDAHA comes from the coding sequence ATGGAATTGGAGCCATACACGGAAGAACTCCGGGGCTGCCCCGTGAAGGGGAACGCCTATCCCGTGCTCGTGCTGGGCGTGGGCAACCCGCTCATGGGGGATGACGGCATAGGCGTGGAGCTTGCCCACCGTCTTCAGGAACGGGACTACGGCCCGCTGGTCCATGTGGAGGAGGGAGGCACGCTGGGAATGACCCTGCTGCCCCTGCTGGAAGACGCGGATACGGTCATCCTGCTGGACGCCGTCAAGACGGGGGCCCCGCCCGGAACCGTCGTCACGCGCAGCCGGGACGAACTCCCCCGCCATTTCTCCCTCGTCATTTCCCCGCACCAGATCGGCATGAAGGAAGTGCTGGGCGCGGCCCAGCTGTGCGGAACCCTGCCGCGCATCATCACGCTGGTGGGGGTGGAGGCCGGGCATACGGACTTCTGCCAGCCCATGTCCGCGGAAGTGCGGGAGGCCGTGCCGCAGGCACTGGACCTGGTGGAAACCCTCATCGCCCGCGCCCTGGAGGAATACCAGGCCCGGAAAGACGCGCATGCATGA
- a CDS encoding family 20 glycosylhydrolase — translation MKKNLFLMIAAFAASPLMGQDAKQIADSLTIPPVKAGAKQLPMPSASGAQIKFLGADYEQLVNSKGKIAPVISDTPVNVSFKVTKDGKEAISKDYEIMLQAPDAAQGNPKPRIIPEILQWKGGQGEYKLGNTVSVACPEKELAQIFTADLEDVAGKKVKLVPPGAKADISFSLLKGGNLGKEGYRLQVTRDGVRIGAATPTGLFWGTRTLLQMLRQTPGSVPCGTAVDFPRYELRGFMLDIARTPYPLSYLRDVIRTMAWYKMNDLHLVINNNFIFHEMYVDKGRDPFKELYAAFRLESNMKGKDGVPLTAKDLFYTKKEFADLVDYAERRGISIVPEIDTPGHALSFTRLRPDLIYKGPMNHEKRRSEMLDAANPETISLVGKVFDEYLLKDPKLGRPVFGSKVVHVGADEFYGNKEDYRHFADAVLKHALKRGYTPRIWGSLSTKPGKTPVVSKGVQMNLWSTGWMRAWEAVNLGYDVINTNDGALYVVPYANYYRMDRNHKGLYNNWIPNRIGNETLPSGHPQLIGAAFAVWNDETDLKHSGYAPYDIWGVISGSMDVLAQKMWGKAKAPDSFEEHRELVKAIGEAPRTNPLHKWKDSKPFSVVPGKLPQQLNQPALGPGYRLTMELELSAAPEGKEQVLLSGPEGELFAVMKDGTMGFRRDDSLEFSFGAKLPVGKKVKVEIVGEPEKTTLLIDGKPAGTMVLKSFRNPDENFEPRTKGVRSTFVLPLKVLGSSFQGKVFDLNVQPL, via the coding sequence ATGAAGAAGAACCTATTCCTGATGATCGCCGCTTTTGCCGCATCTCCCTTGATGGGGCAGGACGCCAAGCAGATTGCGGATTCCCTCACCATCCCTCCGGTGAAAGCGGGCGCGAAACAACTGCCGATGCCAAGCGCCTCCGGAGCCCAGATCAAATTCCTGGGGGCCGACTATGAGCAGCTTGTTAACAGCAAGGGAAAGATAGCCCCCGTTATTTCAGACACCCCCGTCAACGTCAGCTTCAAGGTGACCAAGGACGGCAAGGAAGCCATCAGCAAGGATTATGAAATCATGCTGCAGGCCCCGGACGCCGCCCAGGGCAATCCCAAGCCGCGTATCATTCCGGAAATCCTGCAATGGAAGGGCGGCCAGGGCGAGTACAAGCTGGGGAACACGGTTTCCGTAGCCTGCCCGGAAAAAGAGCTGGCGCAGATATTCACGGCTGATCTGGAAGACGTGGCGGGGAAGAAGGTCAAGCTTGTCCCGCCCGGCGCGAAGGCGGATATTTCCTTTTCCCTGCTGAAAGGCGGCAACCTGGGCAAGGAGGGGTACAGGCTCCAGGTGACCAGGGACGGCGTCCGCATTGGCGCGGCTACGCCCACCGGGCTGTTCTGGGGCACGCGCACGCTGCTGCAGATGCTGCGCCAGACCCCCGGCAGCGTTCCCTGCGGCACGGCAGTGGATTTCCCGCGCTATGAGCTGCGCGGCTTCATGCTTGATATTGCGCGTACGCCCTATCCCCTCAGCTACCTCAGGGACGTGATCCGCACCATGGCCTGGTACAAGATGAATGATCTGCACCTGGTCATCAACAATAACTTCATTTTCCATGAAATGTATGTGGACAAGGGCCGCGATCCGTTCAAGGAGCTCTATGCCGCCTTCCGCCTGGAATCCAACATGAAGGGCAAGGACGGCGTTCCTCTTACGGCGAAGGACCTTTTCTACACCAAGAAGGAGTTTGCGGATCTGGTGGATTACGCCGAACGCCGCGGCATCAGCATCGTTCCGGAGATTGACACTCCCGGTCACGCGCTTTCCTTCACCCGCCTGCGCCCGGACCTCATTTACAAGGGCCCCATGAACCATGAAAAGCGCCGCAGCGAGATGCTGGACGCCGCCAACCCGGAGACGATCAGCCTGGTGGGCAAGGTATTTGACGAGTATTTGCTGAAAGACCCCAAACTGGGCCGCCCGGTGTTCGGCAGCAAGGTGGTGCATGTGGGCGCGGACGAGTTTTACGGCAACAAGGAGGATTACCGCCATTTTGCGGACGCCGTGCTGAAGCACGCCCTGAAGCGCGGTTATACGCCCCGCATCTGGGGCAGCCTGAGCACCAAGCCCGGCAAAACCCCCGTGGTGAGCAAGGGCGTTCAAATGAACCTCTGGAGTACCGGATGGATGAGGGCCTGGGAGGCCGTGAACCTGGGTTACGACGTCATCAATACCAATGACGGCGCCCTGTACGTGGTGCCCTACGCCAACTATTACCGCATGGACAGGAACCACAAGGGGCTTTATAATAACTGGATTCCCAACCGCATCGGGAATGAAACCCTGCCTTCCGGCCATCCCCAGCTCATCGGCGCGGCTTTTGCCGTCTGGAATGATGAGACGGACCTCAAGCACTCCGGCTATGCCCCCTATGACATTTGGGGCGTTATTTCCGGCTCCATGGACGTGCTGGCCCAGAAGATGTGGGGGAAGGCCAAGGCTCCGGATTCTTTTGAAGAGCACCGGGAGCTGGTCAAGGCCATCGGGGAAGCCCCCCGTACCAACCCCCTCCACAAGTGGAAGGATTCCAAGCCCTTCTCCGTGGTTCCGGGCAAGCTGCCCCAGCAGTTGAACCAGCCCGCCCTGGGGCCCGGCTACCGCCTCACCATGGAGCTTGAGCTTTCCGCCGCTCCGGAAGGGAAGGAGCAGGTTCTGCTTTCCGGCCCGGAAGGGGAGCTGTTCGCCGTCATGAAGGACGGCACCATGGGCTTCCGGCGGGATGACTCTCTGGAATTCTCCTTCGGCGCCAAGCTGCCCGTCGGCAAGAAGGTGAAGGTGGAAATTGTGGGAGAGCCGGAAAAAACCACCCTCCTCATTGACGGCAAGCCTGCGGGCACCATGGTGCTCAAGAGCTTCCGCAATCCGGACGAAAACTTTGAACCCCGCACGAAGGGCGTGCGCTCCACCTTCGTTCTCCCGCTGAAGGTGCTCGGCTCCTCCTTCCAGGGGAAGGTGTTTGATCTGAACGTCCAGCCGTTGTAA